GATCCGAACTTGGGCAGGCGGCGCGACCATGGCTTCTTCCGACACACTGGCCGCGGTCTTCGCGCATATCGAAGCGAACCGCAGCGCCTTCCTCGATCGCCTGCTCGCCTATCTGCGCCATCCCAGCATCAGCGCCGAGAATATCGGCATCGCCGAAGTCGGCGCGTTGCTGGTCGAGATGCTGACGACGATCGGGCTTGAGACCAACCTGGTGCCGACCGACGGGCATCCCATGGTCGTCGCGCGCTGGCAGAAAGCGCCGGGCAAGCCGACGGTGCTGCTCTACGGCCATTACGACGTGCAGCCGCCGGACCCGCTCGACAAATGGCTCTCTCCGCCCTTCGAGCCGACGATCCGCGACGGGCGGATCTATGCGCGCGGCGTCGGCGACAACAAGGGCCAGCACTTCGCCCAGATCCTCGCGATCGAATCCCATCTCGCAGTGCACGGCACCTTGCCCTGCAACGTCATCCTGTTGCTGGAGGGCGAAGAGGAGATCGGCAGCCCGAACATCGCCGGCTTCGTCCAGGCCAACAAGGCGATGCTCGCGGCCGACCTCGCCGTCACCGCCGACGGGCCGCGCCATGCCAGCGGCGCGGCCGCGATCAAGTTCGGCTCGCGCGGCGTGGTCTCCTTCGAATTGCGCTGCCGCCATGCCAGCCGCGATGTGCATTCCGGCAATTTCGGCGGCGTCGTGCCGAACCCGATCTGGACGCTGGTGCATCTGCTCGGCACCATGAAGAACGCCGCCGGCGAGATCACCATTGCCGGCCTGCATGACGACATTGAAGCGCCGACGAACGAAGAGCTCGCCGCGATCGAGGCCCTGCCGCTCGATGTCGACGCAGTCAAACACAGCCTCGGCCTAAGCAGGCTCGATGCGCCAGCCGACCGGGCCTTCTACGAGCGCCTCTGCTTCCGGCCGACACTGACCATCAACGGCTTCCATGGCGGCTATGGCGGCCCCGGCTCCAAGACGGTCTTGCCCAACGAAGCCTTCGTGAAATGCGACATCCGCCTCGTCGAGGCACAGGATCCGCAGGACATCCTGCGCAAGGTCGCGGCGCATGTGGCCGAGCATGCACCGGAGGTCGAGTTCATCGCCGCCGATGCGGGCATGCAGCCCTCGAAGACGCCGATCGCCTCGTCCTTCACCGCGCCGTTGCGCCGGGCCTTCGTCGCGGCGCAGGGCATCGAGCCGCTGCTGATCCCGGCCGGATTCGGCAGCCTGCCCGGCTATGTCTTCACAAAAATCCTCGGCATCCCCGCCTTCGTCACGCCCTACGCCAATCCGGACGAGGCGAATCACGCTCCGAACGAGAACCTGACGCTCGACTGCTTCTATAGCGGGCTTCGCACCGGTGCGGCGCTGCTGCACGAGCTTGGCCAGCTGGAAGAGCCCTGAACGCTTGTCAGGGCCGCTCGCCCTCAGACCGGCTCGGCCACCGCCAGCCGGTCGACGATCCCGGTCAGCTCGGCGCAAGCTTCGATCACATGCCGCGCGCCGGCCGCCTGCAGCGCAGCGACTGGCTGGAAGCCCCAGGAGACCGCGACCGGGGTCACGCCGGCCGCCACCGCCATCTCCATGTCGAAGGTGCTGTCGCCGACCATCAGCGTCCGCTCTGGCTTGGCGCCGGTTTCGGCCATCGCCCGCAGGATCATTTCCGGGTGCGGCTTCGAGATCGCATCATCCGCGGTCTGGATCGTCTTGAACAGGTCGCTCCAGGCATGACGCTCGACGATGTAGTCGGCGCCGCGGCGCGACTTGCCGGTGGCGATGCCGAGCACGGTGGCAGGCCGCTGCGACAGCCCCGCCAGCAGCTCCACCACACCGGGGAAGAGCGGCTCGGCCAAAGCCGGGTCGGTCTCCGCCCGCTGCCGCATGCCGTTGAAAACCTCGCGATAGGTCTGCGTCAGCGCGTCGTCCGGCTCGGTGAGCCCGGCGACCCGCATCAGCGCGATGTCGAGGGTCAATCCGATGACGCCGAGCCCAGCCTCACGGCCAGGGTGCGGTCGGCCACAGCGCGCGAAGGTCTCGTATTGCGCGCCGAGGATAATCGCCTCGGAATTGACCAGCGTGCCGTCGAGATCGAAGATGATGAGATCCATGCGCCGCGCTCTACAGGAGTTGGCGGCAGCCCGCCATCTCCGCCGGCGCAAGGCCCTCATGCCGTCACGGCCTCACCCTTGCGGGTTGCGGCCGCATTCGGCGATGGCAGCCTTCAGGGCGTCGCCATCGAGACCCTTGCCGCGCGCCTCCTTGCGGCATTCGGCTCGCTGGGCGAGGTCCGGCCGCTTGCCGTTGAAGCAGGCGACCAGCGCCGCCGTCCGTTCGGCCCCCTTGAGCCCGCTCGCATCGGCCTCCTGCTTGCAGACCGCCCGCACCGTCACGGCAGTCGGCTTGCCGTCGCGGGTCAAGCCATCGCTGGCATAGAGCTTCACGCCGGGAAAGCGCTCCTGCATGCACTCGCGCATCGCGCGGCGCAGGTCGTCGCCCGAAAGCGCGATGTTCTCGGCATAGCAGTCGCGCCGCGCCTCGGCGCGGGCGGCACGCGGTACCGGCTCATCGGCCGCTGCAGCAGCCGGCTTCGGAGCGGCTGGGGCCGGCTGCGCCTGAGCGAAGGCTGCGGGCGAAGCGAAAACGAGGCCGGCGGCAAGCAAGGCGATGCGCAACATGGAAAGCCTCCCGTGACGAAGAATGAACAGGAACAAACTTAGAACATAACGCGCTTTGTTCCGCAAGTGTTCTTACGTTGGATCATGCACGGCTCGGTTGCGCGCCCAGGATCATCAGCTACCTTTCGCCACTGGCCTCGGCCGCCGGGGGACCAGGAGACCATTGAATGCGAGTCGTACTGACAGGGTTGCTGCGAGCCATCGCCGCTGGGCTGCTCTGTTGGAATTTCACCATGCCCGCCGCCGCCCAATCGGCAGCGACGGCGCCCTATTCGATCCGCTTCGTTTACCTCGTCCCGAGCGATCGTCAGGTGAAAAGCGCCTATCGCGATGCGATCGCGCTCGCAGCATGGGATGCCCAGCGCTGGCTGGCCCATGCGCTCGACGGCCCGACCTTTGATTTCGGCATGGGTCCCGTCGCGATCGTGCGCTCGGAGAAGCCGGCCCGCTGGTTCTCGTCAGCCGAGCCGGGAGCCGGTTTCGGCGCCTTCTATCGTAACACGGCCGAGGAGCTCAAACGGCTCGGGATCGCCCGGACCAGCGATGCCCCGGTCCGGACGGTGGTCTATGTCGATGCCGATCACGTCTGCGGCCAATCCGGGGCGGCCGGAGGAGCGCTGGCGGTCGTCTCGGCAAACGATTTGCGCGGTCTCGTCGGCGAGACCATCGTGCCAGCTTGCGAGCGGGCCAATCCTGCCGAGGTCGCGGGCCGCTGCCGCTGGGTCGGCGGCCTCGTGCATGAGCTGCTGCACACCTTCGGCCTGAGGCACCCGGATCGCTCTCCGGCCTGCCAGAGCCCGCAATGCCGAGCCGAAGCCCTGATGATGCAGGGCTTCATGCGCTATCCGCGCGCGAGGCTCCTCGACGAGGAAAAGGAGATCCTGCTGAAATCCCCCTTCATCGCCCCGCGCCGCATCGCGGCCTTCGACGGCTGCGAGGGCTGAGACCTATTCGTCCGGCGCGTCGACGATCGGATCGTAGGGCGCATCCTCGAAGCCGAGCAGGTTCCAGCTCTGGCGCATATGCGGCGGCAGCGGCGCGCTGACGTCGATCGTGCCCTTGCCGCGCGGATGCGGCAGCACGATCCGCCGCGCCAGGAGGTGCAGCTTGTTCTGGATGCCGCCGGGCAGCTCCCAGTTCTGGATGTTGAAGTATTTGGGATCACCGACGATCGGATGGCCGATATGGGCGGCGTGGGCGCGCAATTGGTGGGTGCGCCCGGTCACCGGCTTGAGCGAGAGCCAGGCGAGCTTCTGCGCCGCGGTCTCGACCACCGCGTAATAGGTCACCGCATGCATGGCGCCATCGTCGCCATGCTGAGCGACGGCCATGCGCTGGTCGCCGTCATAGGCCTCCTCGCGGGCGAGATAGGTCGAGATCCGGCCCTGGCGGACGCGCGGCACGCCGGCGACCAGCGCCCAATAGACCTTGCGGGCGGAGCGTGAGCGGAAGGTCTTGGCCAAAGTCGCCGCGGCAAAGCGCGACTTGGCGATGACGAGGCAGCCGGCCGTGTCCTTGTCAAGCCGGTGCACGAGGCGCGGCTTCTGCCCGTCCTTGCCGGTGAGGGCATCGAGCATGCCGTCGACATGCCTCGTCGTGCCGGAGCCGCCTTGCACAGCCAGCCCCGCCGGCTTGTTGAGGACGATGACGTCGTCGTCCTCGTAGAGCGTGATCGAGCGCAGGAAGCCGATCGTGTCGCCATCGGCCTTGGCCGAGCGCGGCCGCTCTGCCGCCTGCTCCAGCTTGAGCGGCGGGATGCGTACGGTCTGGCCGGCCTCGAGCCGGTCCTTGCTGTCGGCGCGCTTGCCGTTGACGCGCAGTTCGCCTTTCCGGACGATGCGCTGGATATGGCTGAAGGAGAGCTGCGGAAAACGTGCTTCGAGGAAGCGGTCGATCCGCATCTCGTTCTCGTCCGGCGTTACCACGAGCTGCTGCACGCCGGTCGCGAGCACTTCGGCGGTCACGGCCTTGACCTCGGCGCGCATCGGCGCATCCGTGATCGGTGGCTTGCGTGTCGCGGGCTTGCGCGGTGCAGGCGTGCGCGGACCTGCGGCCCTCGGCGTCGGATGATGTGGTTTCGGGTCGCGCGTCGGCTCGGTGCGCACGACCTCGTCCTCCGCCGGACGCGGCCTGGCGCGGGCCGAGCGGCGCGCATCATGGCTCGGGCGCTTGCCCTTCGGCGCGCCTGAGGCAGGCGGCCTGCCGCCGCGCTTGGGGCCGTTGCCTCGCGGAGGAGCCCCTGCTCCTTTCCCGCCAGTTCCCTTGCCGCCGGTTCTCATGTCAGCCCCCGCACGATGGACAATCCCGCGACCAGCGCCACGAGCGAGAGGGCGACCGAGCCGAGCACGTAGAACGCGGCCAGCATCATCTCGCCGCGCTCCCAGAGCAGCATGGCGTCCAGCGAAAAGGCCGAGAAGGTGGTGAAGCCGCCCAAAATGCCGGTGGCGAGGAAGAGCCGGGCATTCTGCGTCCAGTCCTCGCCGGCCTTGAAGGCGAGGAAGCCGGCGACGAGGCCCATCACCCCGGAACCGAGGATGTTGATCGCCATCGTGCCATAGGGGAACGAGGCGCCGAGCCATTTCAGCGAGACGAGGTTGACGCCGTGCCGGAGCACGCCGCCGATGCCGGCGCCGAGAAAGACGAGAGCGGTGGAAAGCATCCCCGAGGCATAGAGCGCCCCGCGGCCGCGCACAAACGAAATCCGCCGCTTCAGCGCGACGTTTCCGTACCATAGCCCCGCAGGAACGCCTCGACGGCAGCGTCGGCATAGCGGGCAAGCTCGGCAGGGTCGCTGTCGCAATTGCCGCTGAACATGGCGCGGTTCAGCGGGATCCACAGCAGCAGCCCGGCGAAGTGATTGGCCGCCAGCAGCGGATCGTCGATCCGCAACCGACCTGTCGCAGCGTAGCGCTGGAAGGCGGCGGAGAACGTCTCCAGCACGCGTTCGAAGCCGCGCGAGAACCAGCCCTGCCCGACCTCTGGAAAGCGCTCGGCATTGGCGATCACCAGCCGGCGCAGGCGCAGCAGGTCCGGCTGCATCAGCGCGATCAGAAACTTGTCGGCGAGCCGCCCCAGCCCCTCCCTGGGATCATCGGAGGCGGCGAGCTCCTCGGCCACCAGCCGCAGCAGCCCATCGATATCGTCCGTGGTCGCGGCGACGATTGCAGCGTAGAGCCGCTCCTTGTCGGCGAAATAGCGGTAGAGCGTCGGCTTCGACACAGCCGCAAGCGCCGCCACCTCGTCCATGGTGGTGCCGTCATAGCCCTTGCTCAGGAAGAGAGTCGTCGCCGCATCGAGGACGGTGCCGCGCTTGCGCTCGGAGCGGTCGAGAGTGGCTTGCGACATGGCGCTGCTTCTCCGGGGCTTGACATCAAGAATGAAACTACACAGTTTAGTTGTACTAAACCGTTCAGTTTTATCCTACCCTTTCCGCCCATGGAGAGCCAGATGCAAACCGCTTCGCCCCAACATCTCGATCGCGCCCTCCTCGCCTGCGGTGTGGCGACGACACCTGTGTTCTACGCGCTCGCCGCCCTGCAGCTGGCGTTGAGGCCGGGCCATGACATCCGCACCCAGCCCATCAGCTTCCTGGCCCTCGGTGAGCTCGGCTGGATCCAGGTCGCGAATTTCCTGCTGACCGGCGCCCTGGCGCTCGCCGGCGCGATCGGTCTGCGCCGGGCCTTGAACGGCCAGCGCGGCGGCACGGCAGGCCCGATTCTCGCCGGTCTCTACGGCCTCGGCATGATCGGCGCCGGTCTGTTCGGGCCCGATCCCCTCCCCGCTCCCGGCCAGGCACCGCAGATGAGCGTCATCGGCGCCTTCCACATGGTCGCCTTCCTCGTCTCGTTCCTGTCGCTGATCGCGGCCTGCTTCGTCCTGGCACGCCGCTTCAGCGCCGTCGGCAAGCGCGGCTGGGCGCTCTACAGCATCGCCTCGGCGCTGCTGGCTCCGGCGCTCGTCGCGGCGGGCATGGCGAGCCCGAGCTGGGCGGGTGTGATCGTCGGCGGCGCCGGTCTCGTGCTCTTCGGCTGGTTCTCGCTCATCGCCCTGGAAGTCCGCGGCGAAGCCTCGTCCTCTCTGGTCCTCCCGCCTCAAGCGCCTGACGCGGCCTGATCGGCGGCAGCGATCCGGTGGCCTGCGATCGCCAGCGGGCCGCATTCATCGAGGGATGCCGCACGCCCCTTCCGTCGGAACGATTGACTTGCCGCCTCCCCGGCCGGCAGAAACGTCGAGACGCAAGGGGTGGTCGTCGCGCCGATGGCATGCGGTTCTGGACCGGAAGGCGAGCATATCGGCGCAGCCTGTTGGCGCGCAGCCTTGCCCGCTAGCCTCTGCTTGGCGCTCCTCTCGCAGACCGCCCTCGCCGCGCCGCTGCGCCTGCCGCCCCGTCCGGCGCAGGCTCCAAGCTTCGCTCGCGCCTGCACGATCGCGCTTCCCGAGATCAGGCCTCTCTTCGCCAGCACCCCAACCGCCATCGACAAGGACGAAGCGGACGACGACAGCGCCGATGACGAGGATGATGACGACGACGAGGACCCGCCGGAGCATGGCCTCGTCCTGCCGGGATCGGCCACCTGCCTTTCCATCTCCGGCACGGTTAGCGCCGGCATGCAGCGCGATTCCTTCCGCGCCTCGCGCAACGGCCCGCCGGCCCCCTCGCCCGCGACCTCTTTCCCGGTCAGCGCCGCTTTCCGCATCGCGACCTCGCACGAGCTCTCCTCAGGCCTGCGCGTCGGCACCGCCTTCGGCTTCACTCTTTACAGCCCGGTCGACGGCATCAGCGAACCATCGATCGACGAGGCGACGATCCTGGTCGGCCCCTGGACCTTCGGGCTCGATGCTTCCCGCTTCTCGTTCTGGACCGGCGACGAGTTCATCTTCTCGGCGCGCGTGCCCTCGCGCACCGTCGGCATCATCGCGCTGGAACTGCCGCTGACCGAGAGCTGGACGGCAACGCTCGCCCTCGAGGACCCGTCGCTCGGCAACACCGCTTCGAGCGCACCGGTCCAGACCGGCCGGCGCATACCGGACACAGTCGGCCGCCTCGTCTACGAGCAGGGCGGCTGGACCGTGCATGGCGCGCTCGCCCTGCGCGAGATTCCCGGCACACCCGCGCGCTTCGGCCGGGCCGGCATCATCGGCGCGACCTATGAAGGCGAGGCGCTAGGCCATGGTTGGAGCCTGACCGCCCAGCTCGCTGGCGCGATCGATGGGGCGCCCTATCTCGGCTCGGTGCTCGACGCTCGCACCGTCAATCGCGTGCTGGTGGCAAGCGATGCCACGCGCGGCTTCTCCGGCGTCGTCTCGGGCCGCTTCGAATGGACCGACGAGCTCGCCAGCAACACCTATCTCAGCCGCTATTGGCTCGAAGTGCCACTCGCCAACCAGATCCGCGGCGAGATCAGGATCGACCGCGTCGCCGCCAACCTGGTCTGGACCCCGGTGGAGGGCTTCAAGGCCGGCATCGAAAGCTCGGTCGCCTGGGCGAAGATCGCGCTCACCGGCCGCGAGATCGCGGCAGGCCTAGCGGGGCGGCAGATCTCGACGCAGCTGTTCATCGAGCGGAGTTTTTAGGCAGGAACGTCATTCTCGGGCGAAGCCCTCGGGTCCGGCCCAAGGATAAACTCCGCGCAGACCCGAGAATCTCAGGACGAGGAGCCGCTGATCAGAGCCTCACGGGCCCGTCATGCTCGGGTCAAGCCCGAGCATGACGGGCTACGCTACTCCCCGCGCTCCTGCCGGAGCTTCTCCCAGTATTCCAGCCGCTTTCTGATCTCGCGTTCGAAGCCGCGCTCCGGCGGATCGTAGAAGCGCTGGCGGCCGAGTGCGTCGGGCCAGTAGTTCTGGCCGGAAAAGGCGTCGGGCGCGTCATGATCATAGGCGTAATCAGCGCCGTAGCCCTCTTCCTTCATCAGCTTGGTCGGCGCGTTCAGGATGGTCTTGGGCGGCGTCAGCGAGCCCGCCTGCTTGGCTGTGCGCATCGCCGCCTTGTAGGCGACATAGGCCGCGTTCGATTTCGGCGCGGTGGCGAGATAAATCACCGTATTGGCCAAGGCGAGCTCGCCCTCGGGCGAGCCGAGCTGCTCATAGGTCTCGGCCGCGGCGCGGGCATGCACCAGCGCCTGCGGGTCGGCGAGGCCGATATCCTCGACCGCCATCCGCACCAGCCGCCGCGCCAGGAAGCGCGGATCCTCGCCGGCATCGAGCATGCGGGCGAAATAGTAGAGCGCCGCGTCGGGATCGGAGCCGCGGATCGTCTTGTGCAGCGCCGAGATCAGGTTGTAGTGGCCGTCCTGCGCCTTGTCGTAGATCGGCGCGCGGCGCTGGATCACCTCGGAAAGACCGGCTTCGTCGAAGATCTCGCCCGGCTTGGCGGCGCGCCAGGTCTCCTCCGCCAGGGTCAGCACCGCCCGCCCGTCGCCATCGGCGAAGCGTGCCAAAGCGAGCCGCGCCTCCGGCGTCAGCGGCAACTCGCGATTCTCCAGCGCCTCGGCCCGGCCGAGCATGAAGAGCAGCGCGCCTTCGTCGAGCGCCTTGAAGGTCAGGACGCGGGCGCGCGAGAGCAGCGCCGCATTGAGCGCGAAGGACGGGTTCTCGGTGGTGGCGCCGACCAGCGTGATCGTGCCGTCCTCCATCACCGGCAGGAAGGCGTCCTGCTGGGCCCGGTTGAAGCGGTGGATCTCGTCGACGAACAGCAAGGTGCCCCGACCGCCGAGCCGGCGGCCGCGGGCGGCGTCGAAGGCCTTCTTCAGGTCGGCGACCCCCGAGAAGATCGCGCTGATCTGCTCGAAACCGAGATCGGTCTGCCCCGCGAGCAGGCGCGCCACCGTGGTCTTGCCGGTGCCGGGCGGGCCCCAGAAGATCAGGCTGCCGAGCGAGCCCGAGGCGATCAGCCGGGTCAGCACGCCGTCCTCGCCGGTCAGGTGATCCTGGCCGGAGACCTCGCCGAGCGTCGTCGGCCGCACCCGGTCAGCGAGGGGGCGCGGACCGGATTTATCGAGGCCGGATACGGCGAAGAGGTCGCTCATTGCAATGGGTCGTCATGCTCGGGCTTGGCCCGAGCATCTCGGAAACCAGCTATCTGGTCATGAGATTCCCGGGTCTGCGCTTCGCTTCGCCCGAGAATGAGGGGGATGTCCAGCACCACCCTCACCCGCCGAATGTCGAGGTGACCGTCTGGCCGCCCCGCGAGATCGTCACCTCCCAGGAGCGCTTGCGCTCGCGCGTCGCGAGCTCGATCTCGCGCGAGGCGTTGATGCGCTCGCCATTGATGGCGAGGATGAGATCGCCCTTCTGGAAGCCGACGCGCGCGGCCGGGCTGCCCTCCTCGATATTGCCGACGACGACGCCCTCGGTCGAGAGGTCGATCGAGAGCTCCTCGGCCACCGCAGGCGACAGGTTCAGCACGGTAAGACCCGTGAAGGGCGAGCGGCCGGCGACCTTGACCGGCTCGCGCGGGCGCGTCTCCGGCGCCGGCATCAGCTTGACGGGGACGGTGATGCGCTTGCCGCCGCGGAGCACGGTGAGCTGCGTGGTGCTGCCGATCGGCCGCGTGGCGAAGCGATAGCCGAAGCTCTCGGGATCGTCGACGCCGACACCATCGATGGCGAGGATCACGTCCGAGCGCTTGAGGCCGCCTTCGGCCGCAGGCCCGGAGTCGACGACGCTGGCGACGACCGAGCCGGCCGGCCGGTCGAGCCCGAGCCCGTCGGCGACATCCTGGGTCAGCGCCTGCAGCCGCGCCCCGAACCAGGCCCGGCGGACCGTCGTCGCCCCCGTCTTGGCGCTGTCGACGACGACGCGGACCATGGCCGAGGGAATGGCGAAGCCGATGCCGACGCTGCCGCCCGACTTCGAGAAGATCGCGGTGTTGATGCCGGTGAGCCGGCCCTGCATGTCGACCAGCGCGCCGCCGGAATTGCCGGGGTTGATCGCGGCGTCGGTCTGGATGAAGGACTGGGCGTCGCCGACGCCCACTTGAGTGCGGGCCAGCGCCGAGACGATGCCTTGCGTCACCGTCTGGCCGACGCCGAACGGGTTGCCGATCGCCAGCACGAGATCGCCGATCTGCAGCGCGTCGGAATCGCCGAGCTCGATCGCTGCGAGGTCCTTGGCGCCCTTGAGCTTGAGCACGGCGAGATCCGTGCGCGGATCGCGCAGCAGGATCGTCGCCTCGTATTCGCGCTTGTCGGCCAGCGCCACCTTGACCTCGGTCATCCCCTCGATGACGTGGTTGTTAGTGACGACGAGCCCCGCGCCGGCATCGACGATCACGCCCGAGCCGAGCGAGCGCTGCACCTGCTCGCGCGGCAGGCCGAAGCCGCCATCACCGAAGAAGCGGCGGAAGAACGGATCGTCCATGAACGGGTTCTGTGGCCGCCGCTCAACGCGCGCGCCATAGACGTTGACGACCGAGGGCGCGGTCTTCTGCACCACCGGCGCGAAGGACAGCGTGATCTGCTGGCGCGCCTCCGGCACTTGCCGGGCCTGGGCGAGGGCCAGCGTCGAAGCGCCCGCGGACAGAGCAAGGCCGAGGGTCAGGGCGACAAGCTGACTACGATTCGGCACGATGGAACGGCGCATGCCGATCTCCTTCTTGAAACAAAACAACTGCCTCGGGCGTTCGTTTCCCGAACTATCCTTCCACGGCAGCAGCCCGGACAGTCTCGGAAACACGCGCTGCGTGATTCCGTTCCGGGTCGCGCAACACCCCGCCTTGCCCCCGAAAGGACCGTCGACGTGAGCCTCGTGCGCCTTGTTTATGCCAGCCGCAGCCGACTCGTCGAGGCGGATCGACGCGTCGAGCTCGCGCGCATTCTCGAGACGGCGCAACGGCTCAATGCCGAAAGGCATCTCACAGGTTTCCTGATGGCGACACCGGGCGGATTCGCCCAGATCCTCGAAGGCGAGGCCGGCTCTATCGCGGAAACCTATGGCCGGATCATGGTCGATCCGCGCCATGGCGATCTGCGTCTGCTGGCGCAGGATGCCGTTGCTCACCGGCAGTTCGCCGGCTGGGCGATGGCCTTCGCCGAGCGCAACGAGACGACCGCTTTCATCTTCAGTCTCTACGGCATCTCGCCGAATGCCGAAATCTTCGAACAGCCCCTGGACGTGCTGCTCGATCTCGCCGCCGAACTCGCCAGCGCCCGGGCCTAGAGCCATTCCAGTAAAAGTGCGTAGCGGTTTTGCGTCCGGAATTGCGGAGGAACAAAAGGATGGAACTGCCTATTTGGCGTCGCTGAGCAGCACCTTGTACTTCTCGATCTCGGCCGGGACCATCTTGGCGACGAACTCCGGCGACATCTCGTCGCTCGAAGGCAGCACCGAGGAGAGCTCCTTGAAGCGCCCATGCAGCTTCTCGCTGGAAAGCGCGGTGCGCAGTGCCTGGTTCAGTCGGTCGATCACCGGCTGCGGCGTGCCCTTCGGCGCGAAGATCGCATTCCAGCCCTGCGCCTGGAACGCCGGCAGCCCGGCCTCGGCCGAGGTCGGCACATCAGGCAGGCTCGGCAGGCGCTGCGGCGTCGCCACCACCAGCGCCTTGACCTTGTTGCCCTGGACCGCGCCGGAGAGCGAGGTCGCGGCATCGCAGACACCGTCGATCTGGCCACCCATCAGGTCGTTCAGCGCCGGCCCCGCGCCGCGATAGCTCACCAGCGCCACGTCGAGGCCGGACGCCTTCAGGAAGTTGCGGCAGATCAGATAGTTCGACGAGCCGACGCCGGCATGGCCGAGGCTGAGCTTGCCGGGATTGGCCTTGGCGTAGGCGAGGAACTCCTTGAGGTCCTTGGCCGGGAAGTCGAGCTTCAGCGCGATCATCGGCGAGGTCTTGGCGACGAGGCCGATCGGCACGAAATCGGCGGGCGTGTATTTGAGGTCGTTGTAGATCGTGTAGGAGGCGGCATTGGTGCCGCTGTTGCCGATCACGATGGTGTAGCCGTCGGGCTCGGCCCTCGCCGCCCGCGTCAAGGCGGTCGCGCCGCCCGCCCCGCCCATGTTCTCCATCACGATGCGCTGGCCGAGAACCTGCGCCATTTCCTCGCCGACCAGGCGCGCGATCACGTCGGAGGAGCCGCCGGCCGCGAACGGCACCAGCATGTTGATCGGCTTCGACGGATACTTGTCCTGGGCCTGTGCCGGCAGGACGGCGATCGCGGCGAGAACGGCCAGAGCAGCGCGCTTCATGAAAAAACATCTCCCTCGACGCCGGGCTTTT
This genomic interval from Bosea sp. 29B contains the following:
- a CDS encoding M20/M25/M40 family metallo-hydrolase → MASSDTLAAVFAHIEANRSAFLDRLLAYLRHPSISAENIGIAEVGALLVEMLTTIGLETNLVPTDGHPMVVARWQKAPGKPTVLLYGHYDVQPPDPLDKWLSPPFEPTIRDGRIYARGVGDNKGQHFAQILAIESHLAVHGTLPCNVILLLEGEEEIGSPNIAGFVQANKAMLAADLAVTADGPRHASGAAAIKFGSRGVVSFELRCRHASRDVHSGNFGGVVPNPIWTLVHLLGTMKNAAGEITIAGLHDDIEAPTNEELAAIEALPLDVDAVKHSLGLSRLDAPADRAFYERLCFRPTLTINGFHGGYGGPGSKTVLPNEAFVKCDIRLVEAQDPQDILRKVAAHVAEHAPEVEFIAADAGMQPSKTPIASSFTAPLRRAFVAAQGIEPLLIPAGFGSLPGYVFTKILGIPAFVTPYANPDEANHAPNENLTLDCFYSGLRTGAALLHELGQLEEP
- a CDS encoding HAD-IA family hydrolase, with protein sequence MDLIIFDLDGTLVNSEAIILGAQYETFARCGRPHPGREAGLGVIGLTLDIALMRVAGLTEPDDALTQTYREVFNGMRQRAETDPALAEPLFPGVVELLAGLSQRPATVLGIATGKSRRGADYIVERHAWSDLFKTIQTADDAISKPHPEMILRAMAETGAKPERTLMVGDSTFDMEMAVAAGVTPVAVSWGFQPVAALQAAGARHVIEACAELTGIVDRLAVAEPV
- a CDS encoding RluA family pseudouridine synthase — its product is MRTGGKGTGGKGAGAPPRGNGPKRGGRPPASGAPKGKRPSHDARRSARARPRPAEDEVVRTEPTRDPKPHHPTPRAAGPRTPAPRKPATRKPPITDAPMRAEVKAVTAEVLATGVQQLVVTPDENEMRIDRFLEARFPQLSFSHIQRIVRKGELRVNGKRADSKDRLEAGQTVRIPPLKLEQAAERPRSAKADGDTIGFLRSITLYEDDDVIVLNKPAGLAVQGGSGTTRHVDGMLDALTGKDGQKPRLVHRLDKDTAGCLVIAKSRFAAATLAKTFRSRSARKVYWALVAGVPRVRQGRISTYLAREEAYDGDQRMAVAQHGDDGAMHAVTYYAVVETAAQKLAWLSLKPVTGRTHQLRAHAAHIGHPIVGDPKYFNIQNWELPGGIQNKLHLLARRIVLPHPRGKGTIDVSAPLPPHMRQSWNLLGFEDAPYDPIVDAPDE
- the crcB gene encoding fluoride efflux transporter CrcB; translation: MLSTALVFLGAGIGGVLRHGVNLVSLKWLGASFPYGTMAINILGSGVMGLVAGFLAFKAGEDWTQNARLFLATGILGGFTTFSAFSLDAMLLWERGEMMLAAFYVLGSVALSLVALVAGLSIVRGLT
- a CDS encoding TetR/AcrR family transcriptional regulator gives rise to the protein MSQATLDRSERKRGTVLDAATTLFLSKGYDGTTMDEVAALAAVSKPTLYRYFADKERLYAAIVAATTDDIDGLLRLVAEELAASDDPREGLGRLADKFLIALMQPDLLRLRRLVIANAERFPEVGQGWFSRGFERVLETFSAAFQRYAATGRLRIDDPLLAANHFAGLLLWIPLNRAMFSGNCDSDPAELARYADAAVEAFLRGYGTETSR
- a CDS encoding DUF998 domain-containing protein, with protein sequence MQTASPQHLDRALLACGVATTPVFYALAALQLALRPGHDIRTQPISFLALGELGWIQVANFLLTGALALAGAIGLRRALNGQRGGTAGPILAGLYGLGMIGAGLFGPDPLPAPGQAPQMSVIGAFHMVAFLVSFLSLIAACFVLARRFSAVGKRGWALYSIASALLAPALVAAGMASPSWAGVIVGGAGLVLFGWFSLIALEVRGEASSSLVLPPQAPDAA
- a CDS encoding replication-associated recombination protein A, with the protein product MSDLFAVSGLDKSGPRPLADRVRPTTLGEVSGQDHLTGEDGVLTRLIASGSLGSLIFWGPPGTGKTTVARLLAGQTDLGFEQISAIFSGVADLKKAFDAARGRRLGGRGTLLFVDEIHRFNRAQQDAFLPVMEDGTITLVGATTENPSFALNAALLSRARVLTFKALDEGALLFMLGRAEALENRELPLTPEARLALARFADGDGRAVLTLAEETWRAAKPGEIFDEAGLSEVIQRRAPIYDKAQDGHYNLISALHKTIRGSDPDAALYYFARMLDAGEDPRFLARRLVRMAVEDIGLADPQALVHARAAAETYEQLGSPEGELALANTVIYLATAPKSNAAYVAYKAAMRTAKQAGSLTPPKTILNAPTKLMKEEGYGADYAYDHDAPDAFSGQNYWPDALGRQRFYDPPERGFEREIRKRLEYWEKLRQERGE
- a CDS encoding DegQ family serine endoprotease gives rise to the protein MRRSIVPNRSQLVALTLGLALSAGASTLALAQARQVPEARQQITLSFAPVVQKTAPSVVNVYGARVERRPQNPFMDDPFFRRFFGDGGFGLPREQVQRSLGSGVIVDAGAGLVVTNNHVIEGMTEVKVALADKREYEATILLRDPRTDLAVLKLKGAKDLAAIELGDSDALQIGDLVLAIGNPFGVGQTVTQGIVSALARTQVGVGDAQSFIQTDAAINPGNSGGALVDMQGRLTGINTAIFSKSGGSVGIGFAIPSAMVRVVVDSAKTGATTVRRAWFGARLQALTQDVADGLGLDRPAGSVVASVVDSGPAAEGGLKRSDVILAIDGVGVDDPESFGYRFATRPIGSTTQLTVLRGGKRITVPVKLMPAPETRPREPVKVAGRSPFTGLTVLNLSPAVAEELSIDLSTEGVVVGNIEEGSPAARVGFQKGDLILAINGERINASREIELATRERKRSWEVTISRGGQTVTSTFGG